The following are encoded together in the Triticum dicoccoides isolate Atlit2015 ecotype Zavitan chromosome 6B, WEW_v2.0, whole genome shotgun sequence genome:
- the LOC119326760 gene encoding oligopeptide transporter 4-like, producing the protein MGETAADERGLAAAPGKLEESSEEENSPIEQVRLTVPTVDDPTLPVWTFRMWSIGLFSCSLLSFLNQFFSYRTEPLVITSLTVQLASLPMGHFLARVLPRRKFRAPGLLGGGEWSLNPGPFNMKEHVLISIFANAGYAFGGGNAYAVMIVDIIRAFYGRSISYIAAWLLIITTQVLGYGWAGLMRKYVVEPAHMWWPSTLVQVSLFRALHEKEEFAKGSRQISRFKFFLVVLICSFSYYALPGFIFQSLTSIAWVCWAFPKSVTAQQLGSGLKGLGLGAFTLDWETVASYLGSPLITPFFAIANIFVGYVFFVWVLVPTAYWGTNLYHAKTFPLFSTQLFMSNGTDYDINAIVNKQFELDYDAYSELGRVNISTFFALSYGLSFATIAATISHVGLFYGKEIYQRFRVSRREDPDIHTKLMRTYEDIPAWWFYSLTVLSMAVALILCTVLIDQVQLPWWGLVFACGMSFVFTLPISIITATTNQAPGLNVISEYAMGLIRPGYPIANVCFKVYGYMSMSQAVAFLSDFKLGHYMKIPPRSMFVVQFVGTIVAGTINLSVAWWLLGSVENICHIEKLSANSPWTCPNDRVFFDASVIWGLVGPRRIFGPLGNYAAINYFFLIGAASPFVVYIFHRIFPDQKWILLINLPVLINATASMPPATAVNYNSWLLVGTIFNFFVFRYRKRWWQRYNYIFSAAMDAGVAFMAVLLYFALTMQNRSIVWWGTAGEHCPLAICPTAKGVDLGRDSVCPVF; encoded by the exons ATGGGCGAGACAGCAGCGGACGAGCgcggcctcgccgccgcccccggcaAACTGGAGGAGTCGTCGGAGGAGGAGAATTCCCCGATCGAGCAGGTGCGGCTAACGGTCCCCACTGTTGACGACCCGACGCTGCCAGTGTGGACGTTCCGGATGTGGAGCATCGGGCTCTTCTCCTGCTCGCTCCTGAGCTTCCTCAACCAGTTCTTCTCCTACCGGACGGAGCCGCTCGTCATCACCTCGCTCACGGTGCAACTGGCGTCGCTGCCCATGGGCCACTTCCTGGCGCGCGTGCTGCCGCGCCGCAAGTTCCGGGCGCCGGGGCTGCTCGGCGGCGGGGAGTGGAGCCTCAACCCGGGGCCCTTCAACATGAAGGAGCACGTGCTCATCTCCATCTTCGCCAATGCCGGCTACGCCTTCGGCGGTGGCAACGCCTACGCCGTCATGATCGTCGACATCATCCGCGCCTTCTACGGCCGCTCCATCTCCTACATCGCTGCCTGGCTCCTCATCATCACCACCCAG GTGCTTGGGTACGGTTGGGCCGGGCTGATGCGCAAGTACGTGGTGGAGCCGGCGCACATGTGGTGGCCGAGCACGCTCGTCCAGGTTTCGCTCTTCCG GGCACTGCACGAGAAGGAAGAGTTCGCCAAGGGCTCGCGCCAAATCTCACGCTTCAAGTTCTTCCTGGTGGTGCTCATCTGCAGCTTCTCGTATTACGCCCTGCCAGGCTTCATCTTCCAGAGCCTGACGTCCATCGCATGGGTGTGCTGGGCGTTCCCCAAGTCGGTGACCGCGCAGCAGCTCGGCTCCGGCCTCAAAGGCCTGGGCCTCGGAGCCTTCACCCTCGACTGGGAGACCGTCGCCTCCTACCTCGGCAGCCCGCTCATCACGCCCTTCTTCGCCATCGCCAACATCTTCGTCGGCTACGTCTTCTTCGTCTGGGTGCTGGTGCCCACGGCGTACTGGGGGACCAACCTGTACCACGCCAAGACGTTCCCCCTCTTCTCCACGCAGCTCTTCATGTCCAACGGGACGGACTACGACATCAACGCCATTGTGAACAAGCAGTTCGAGCTCGACTATGACGCTTACAGTGAGCTCGGCAGGGTCAACATCAGTACCTTCTTTGCGCTCTCTTACGGGCTCAgcttcgccaccatcgccgccACCATCTCGCACGTCGGCCTCTTCTACGGGAA GGAGATCTACCAGCGGTTCAGAGTTTCGCGGCGTGAGGATCCTGACATCCACACGAAGCTGATGAGGACGTACGAGGACATACCGGCATGGTGGTTCTACTCGCTGACGGTACTGTCGATGGCAGTGGCCCTCATCCTCTGCACCGTCCTCATCGACCAGGTTCAGCTCCCATGGTGGGGCCTCGTCTTCGCCTGTGGCATGTCCTTCGTCTTCACCCTCCCCATAAGCATTATCACggccaccacgaaccag GCGCCTGGTCTGAATGTCATCTCGGAGTACGCCATGGGGCTGATAAGGCCCGGCTATCCCATCGCCAATGTTTGCTTCAAGGTGTATGGTTACATGAGCATGTCACAGGCCGTCGCCTTCCTCTCAGACTTCAAGCTTGGCCACTACATGAAGATACCCCCCAGATCAATGTTTGTTGTTCAG TTTGTCGGTACAATTGTGGCCGGCACAATCAACCTCAGCGTGGCATGGTGGCTGCTGGGCTCCGTCGAGAACATCTGCCATATCGAAAAGCTCTCGGCAAATAGCCCATGGACGTGCCCCAACGACCGGGTCTTCTTCGACGCGTCGGTCATCTGGGGCCTTGTTGGTCCACGGCGCATTTTCGGGCCGCTTGGCAACTACGCAGCCATCAACTACTTCTTCCTCATCGGCGCTGCGTCTCCGTTCGTCGTGTACATCTTCCACAGGATATTCCCCGACCAGAAATGGATACTGCTGATCAACCTGCCGGTGCTCATCAACGCGACGGCCAGCATGCCGCCGGCGACGGCCGTGAACTACAACTCTTGGCTGCTCGTCGGGACCATCTTCAACTTCTTTGTGTTCCGCTACCGGAAGAGGTGGTGGCAGAGGTACAACTACATCTTCTCCGCCGCGATGGACGCAGGGGTCGCCTTCATGGCGGTGCTGCTCTACTTCGCGCTCACCATGCAGAACCGGAGCATTGTTTGGTGGGGCACGGCCGGCGAGCACTGCCCTCTGGCCATATGCCCCACCGCTAAAGGGGTCGACCTGGGTCGGGATAGTGTGTGCCCAGTGTTCTAA